The genomic region GGATCCGGGAGGGCTGGCCTGAGGGCTGCCATAGGGGACGGTGCTGAGTGGGCCCCAGCAGGGCCGTGTGAGGTTCCCGCCTTCCTAAGTGTGACGCGGAGGGAACTGGAAGCCGTGGTCTCACCTCCTTTATGTCCTCGTAGAAGAGGTAGAGAACAGGGTGGGTGTGACTCAGCTCCCACCACTCCCGCACGTGCTGGTACCAGGACCCGTAGCACACTGGGGAAGAGGGCAGGTGGCCGCGACACAGAGGTTGGCATTAATGTTAGCTGGTGCCCCTTggccctacccccaccccctctcTCCTCCAGCATCAGCCTCACCTTCCCCggccatgaacttctccaggaaGCTGTCCCAGGTGCCAGGGTCAGGGTGCACTTTGGCCATGCGGTAGAAGTGGTAATAGGAGACGGCCACATCCTTGGCATTGCGGGCGATGTAGATCACCTGGAGGGACAGGTGACCCCCAAGCCCAGCACTGTCACCACATGGCACGCCAGGTACCAAGCATCCCGCCCTCTATGGCCTTGCCACGGAAGCTCTCTCAGTCTGGCCAAAGGAGAAACAGGTCTAAAGGCTGACTCGCCTGCAGTCCTGGGGTGCAGGCAAGATCCAGCTGGGACCTGAACCCTGCTCTGATGCTGAACTCTGGGCTGGCTCCTGAAACTGTTATTTTATACTAATCCAATCCCCTTAACGCCACTCTGTCTGGATTTGGAACAAGGCATGCTGGGTTCCCACCAGCCCCTCCTCCACAAGCCTGTGAGCACCCAGACTGCACAGAGGAGTCTCATTTTCACCAGATACCTGACCCCACCAGAGCATCAGGCAGATGCCCCTCACCCTGTCCTTCTTAAGATGAGaccaggctgtgggaagtgagaCCTTCCCAGAAGGCAGGGCCAAAGCTGGGATGGCCCTAGCAGCCTCCTTCTCTGGCTCCCTCTGCCATTCACCTTGACTTTCTGATCCAACAGGGTCTTCGGAAGCAGAGCCAGGGGCAAGTGTGTCTTGAGCAGCCGTGGGGCTGGTGTATCTTCCAGAAGTTCAACACCTAAGCCGTAGGTAGGGCAAGATCCATGAGCTGGAGCCCCAGTCAAACCTCCCTCCACTCTGCTTGCCCCCAACACCCCACCACATACCTGTGGGAACCCCAGGGACCTTGAACTCAAGGAAGGGCACCCGCATGAAGACGGCGGCTCTCCGACACTTCTCCAGGTCGCCATCCTGGTAGATCAGGTCCAGGATCTCGCTCACCCAGGTGGTGCCTGGCGGGTGGGAATGGATGGGGGATGAGCAGGGCTGAGGCCACGCCCCTCCCGGCCCAAGGTGGGGACTGCAGCCCAAAGGAGGCCTGGGTATCCTCATCACTTACCCGACTTGGGGTAGGTGCTGATGAGCAAGTCATCAGGCCAGGCTTCGAAGCTCTGCAGTGGCCCCAGTGCCTCTGCAAAGTACTTGATGAGAGGGACACCCTTCACATACTTTGCTGGTGGGCGGGAGGTGTCCTGGATCAGTTCCATGCTGTCTCCTCAGGGGCGCTGGGGTGTGGCCTCCTTCCTTGAACAATATGTCACTGGTGCCAGCTGTTGAATTCTTGCTTTGAAGTAAAGAACCCAAGGCTGAGGGAGCCTGAGCCACTTGGCCGCGCTCACAGAGCTAGCTCACAGGGTGGTGGGGCTGGGATTCAAAGCCAGATCTTGTGTTCTGCAGTGGGTCACAACTCAGGCTGCATTTTCATTTGCCTGCAGAgcttttaaatcaattaaatcACTCTCTGGGGATGGGACCCTGATAGTTTTTTGGAAGCTCTCCAGGGGATTtcaatgtgcacttgagaaaaccTCTAGGGCCTGCTGTCTGAACTTCCGGCCAGCCCTCAGCTTGCTTTGCCTTCTCCCTTCTGCTATAGGcctaagcctggtgggctcctccATCTCGTTTCCCCCTTGAGCTCCCCTGGGCCCTCACATACGGAAAACTCCCAAAGGCCAGTTGAGCCTGAGATCCAGCTTGCCCAACCAGCCTCTCCAAATTGGGCCCGAGATCCAGCTTGCCCAACCAGCCTCCCCCACTTGCCTCCCCCACTTGGAGAAAAACACAGCCAATTGAGCAACTGTTTAGGGGGTCAGAGTCTTGCAGGTGAATGAGCAAAACGGATGACTCAGTGGAGAAGAGGAAGGgcgaaggaggaagaggaggagggggattCAAGCCAGGCTGGAGACCGAAATGAGCACTCCTTTGGGAAAGGGCTGGACGTGAGAAGTGGGAGCAGAGAGATCAAGTGATAGGAGCGGAGCCAGAGCCAGCAGCAGTGAGAGGTGAGTGGGATCCAGCCCTGTCACCCCCCAAGCTCGCCCTCACCTGATCTCTCTGGATCTTGGCCTTGTGACCCTGTCTGTGTCTGCGTGGGGCTGAGAACAGGCGCGGTGTGGTGAGTGCAGGACCGCTCTCCCAGCTGCAAGCTTTGTAGTTTTCAAGTGGGAGGGGCCTGGCGCCAGCTGGGCCCTGGCTGGGACTTGGCTGTCCTCCAGGAAGGAAAGGGTGAAGTTTGGGGTGGGAGGACCCTCTGTGCTACCCTCCTTAGCTGGAACCCAGCTTAGCCTGGCCTGAAAACCCAAGATGTGGGTTTAGTATGTAGAAAACAGAAGGCTGAAACTAGACACAAGGGTGCAATagttttggggattttttttggtgttttgagCTGGAATCCTGGCTCCTGACCTGCCCTCTAGACTCCACCTCTGTCGAGAGGGCCAAGAGACAGCTTTTTCTAACGTGCCTGGTCTAGAAAGcgcaggggagaggaggggaaatgTGGGGACACTCACCGTTCTGCCGGCTCCAGGCCAGGTTTGCAGATGCCAAGGGTTCAGGTGGAAGGCAGCCCGCAGGCCCCCAGCAGCCTGAACATTCCGGGAACTTCTGGCTCTGACCACAGGGCGAGCCCAGAGGGATGTACGTGGGCAGGGTGATGGGGTTTGGGGTGGAGCCGGACAAGGCAGGCTCTTTTTGAGGCAGCATAGGATAGGAAAGAGCCAGAATGCTTGCATCAAATAACCCCGGGAGTGTGCTCCTGCTCCACGACTCCCATGGAGGGAGCTCGGGAGACAGCATGGAGCCTCATTTATGGTTGGTAAAACAACAGCCCCCAGaaggtgcttttctttctctcgGTTTGAACGAGGCTCCGCAGACAGAGACAAGGATTTGGGGCTTTGAGAGTCACAGAACCCCGTTAGGGGAGAgcaccctcctctcctcctcagcCTTTGTTCTTACTATTTGGATTAAAATACAGGgtcttctctgctggctcagacagtaaagaacccacctgcaatgcaggagaaccaggttcaatccctgggtcgggaagatcccctggagaaggaaatggcaacccactccagtattcttgcctgggaaaagtgatggtcagaggagcctggtggtctacagtccatggggttgcaagagtcagacatgacttagtgactggaccaCCAGCAGCACCAGAGTCAAGCTGGGCACTGGAGCTGAGTGGGCTCTGTGTTCAGGGTGTGAGTCTCCTAAACCCTCAGAGGACAGTGTGACTTCAGAGGCTGGTCCACGCTGCGGCCAGCAGCCCCGCCCCGCTCCCCTGTCCTCTCCAGGCCCCAGTTACCAGCAGGGTCTCTGCCTCCTACccatgctccccacccccagcaaacACCAGCAGGTACCCTAAACTCAGACTTTTTATTGTATTCAAGTAAAAACTGGCCAGAGCCACAGAGGGTGGCAAAGAAAAGGAGTGGGTGGAGGCTGAGGATGCTGAGAATCAGGTCTCAAGCATGTCGGTCCAGTGCTCCTGTGGAGACAAGAGAGTTGGTGAaaggcagcccaggagacagggtGGGGCAGAGAGGCTGGGGCCCAAGCCACCTCTCACCTCTTCTAATTCCGAGTCCTCCTCGTCCTCCTCGGTGCCCATCCGGCACAGCCAGATCAGGTCTCCCCACAGCAGTGAGTTCTTACAGCTACCAGGGGGTATGGTTGATAGGAAACAGAGTCAGGATCACAAGCCTCCTCCAGGCCAGGACCTGGGTGCCAAGAGAAGGGCTTGGCTGCCCCAGGCCTGGACTTGGACAACTGGGCACCCCCTTCCCGCCTTCCTGGAGTTAAACCAGGCTGGAGCAGGGATGTGGGACTCACCCAGGGCATGCGCCCTCTAGAGGCAGAAGCTGCCCTGGTTCCTCCTGCAGGAACTCCTCTGCCAGGCAGATCACATGGGCCCTTAGGGAGCAGCCAGGATGCGGGCAACACAGGGGGCTCTCTTCATCCTGTCAGAGGTGGCAGACAGGTAAGAGAGAAAACGGGGAGTAATCATGTAGCTAACAATGGTGAAGAATTTCTATGGACCACACACTGTTCCAAGGGCTTTACATAAACATTCTTATGAGGTGCTACTATTATTTGCAtttacagtaaagaatccacctgcaatgcgggaaccctgggtttgatccttgggttgggaagatcctctggaggagggcatggcagcccactccagtattcttgcctggagaatccccatggtcagaggagcctggcaggctacagtccatagggttgcagagagtcggacacagtggtcaactaaacacagcacatagataaggaaactgaagcaccgAGAGGCTAAAATACTGGTCCACAGGGACTAAGCTGGCCAGTTTTCTCTGAGTGGGAGCAGTGATTATCTAACAGTATGGCTAGGGCAGCCAGACCTAGAGTTCCTTACAGGTTGAGAGATTTCAGACAGGTCACTTAATCCCTGAATGGCAAGAACTCAACTTACACTTACTGAGAGCTCAGTAGAAGCCAGACACATCATCTcagttaatttattaaatatttattggccACTTGCTCTGCACCAGACCCTGTTCTACCgtagtgaaaaggaactaaatgcCCCTATGGAGTTTGatatgggggtgagggtgggaaagactgataataaggtaaataaaatatacaatatgtCAGACAATAACAGGCGTTAAACGAAGCCAGGGAGATGTACAAGAAAGAGAGGCAATTTTATATGGAGAGCCAAGGAAGAGCTGACCAGAGGAGGGGTGGCTTTTTCTTAAGATGGAGGGTCTAGGGAAGAATTTTTCAGTCCAAGGGGAAGAGCAAAGGCCCGGAGGCGGCCCTGGCGTTGAGGAATAGCCACAAGCACTATTCCCACTGCAGAGAGgagagcaggacttccctggtggtccagtagttaagaactcgcctgccagtgcaggggacacaggttcgatcactCCTCCGGAAAATCCCACACGCCTGGGGAGCTCGAGtttgtgctccacaagagaagccatcgcaatgagaagcccgggcggcaagtagagagtagccccggctctgagcaactagagaaagcccatggacagaaaagaagACCGAGAGCAGACaaaagcgaaaaaaaaaaaaaaaaaaaaagataataataaatggGTAGAGATGGGGGTAGAGTGGCCAAAGGGTGTCAGTGGACGGCCCAGACCCTTGATCCTAAGTCCTCTGAACCCTACCTAGACTGCCCTGACCCGTCTTACCTGGAGCGCGCGTGCGCAGAGGGTGCAGCGGGCGTCGACGTCTAGCTCCGGCTCGCATCCCGTGTCGTCGGAAGGACCTGCCTGGCTCCTCGGGGCTGGGGCCCAGGGCGGTGGAGGCCCGAAGGCCAGTGGCATGTGAGGTGGCGGCGGTGGGCAGAGGTCCTGGCGGAAGTCAGCGCGCAGCCAGCGCAGGGTGAGCGGGAGGCGCGCCCAGGGCGGCGCGCGCAGCATGTGAGCCAGGACGCGCAGGTGGAAGGCGAAGGTGGCCTCTCCGCGCAGGCGCCGACCCACGTGCGTCAAGCGGCGCGAGGCCTGTGGGTGCTGCCAGGCCCACTCGAACTGCAGGCGAGGGGGTACAGAGCTTCAGGACCAGCCAAGAAAGGGGTCCGCGGGGGGAAGGGGGCTCCCCGGGGAAGGGGCTGCCCGGGGAGGGCCCTGAGGCCTAGCCCTGGTCCTCCCGCTGCCCCCAACTCCTTTTTACCCTAAGAGCAGCCACTGCAGAGGGGAAGCCGTGTACGATGAGCACCATCTCCCTAGGGAAGAGAAGGAGGGCGCGCAACCCGtgagccccccgccccaccccatgtAAAACCGAATCCCCTGGCCTACCGGAGAGTGGGGTCACATCGGCTTTACGCCTAGCCCACGAGGCCCTGCTCTCTTCGTGGAGGTATATAGCCAGCCCCTCGCACCTGCTAACCGCTGGCCCCGCCTCAGGTCACA from Muntiacus reevesi chromosome 2, mMunRee1.1, whole genome shotgun sequence harbors:
- the LOC136160644 gene encoding sulfotransferase 1A1, producing MELIQDTSRPPAKYVKGVPLIKYFAEALGPLQSFEAWPDDLLISTYPKSGTTWVSEILDLIYQDGDLEKCRRAAVFMRVPFLEFKVPGVPTGVELLEDTPAPRLLKTHLPLALLPKTLLDQKVKVIYIARNAKDVAVSYYHFYRMAKVHPDPGTWDSFLEKFMAGEVCYGSWYQHVREWWELSHTHPVLYLFYEDIKEDPKREIQKILEFLGRSLPEEIVDHIIQHTSFKEMKKNPMTNYSTIPTEIMDHSISAFMRKGITGDWKSTFTVAQNERFEAHYAEKMAGCKLRFRWEL
- the SLX1A gene encoding structure-specific endonuclease subunit SLX1; translation: MGPAGGAARSGRFFGVYLLYCLNPRHRGRVYVGFTVNPARRVQQHNGGRKKGGAWRTSGRGPWEMVLIVHGFPSAVAALRFEWAWQHPQASRRLTHVGRRLRGEATFAFHLRVLAHMLRAPPWARLPLTLRWLRADFRQDLCPPPPPHMPLAFGPPPPWAPAPRSQAGPSDDTGCEPELDVDARCTLCARALQDEESPLCCPHPGCSLRAHVICLAEEFLQEEPGQLLPLEGACPGCKNSLLWGDLIWLCRMGTEEDEEDSELEEEHWTDMLET